A stretch of DNA from Triticum dicoccoides isolate Atlit2015 ecotype Zavitan chromosome 2A, WEW_v2.0, whole genome shotgun sequence:
acatcgtcatgctgacggaactcatccccgacactttgctggatcggagtccggggatcgtcatcgagctgaacgtgtgctagaactcggaggtgtcgtagtttcggtgcttgatcggtcgggccgtgaagacgtacgactacatcaaccgcgttgtgctaacgcttccacttccggtctatgagggtacgtagacaacactctcccctctcgttgttatgcatcaccatgatcttgcgtgtgcgtaggattttttttgaaattactacgttccccaacaggtggagCTTCTCATCACAGAGTCTCTTGAACAAAGGAGATTGTtggagcacattgatgtcattgcatGAACCTGACGTGCCTTAGAAAGCATGTCAAATCCAGAAGTTATGCGATATCACTACTTCAAGTATGATGGTGACTTCTTTGACGTGATCTTGGTATTGCCCACACAAACTTTTCGGGCAGTTCTTACATTGCGAGTGCATGCAATCAACTGAACCTAACATACTGGTAAATCCTCTTGCTGCTCAAATTGCCAACAATTTTTTTGTGTCCTCCACATTTAGCTCTCTCATACTCTGGTCCGAACATCTTCACCAGAATGCGTGCAAGTTGCTCCGTGGTGTTCAGGACCGTGGTCTCTCCCATCCGAATTTCTGCATCAATTGCATCTGCTACTTTACCATAAGCAAACATCCTAAGAGGAGCCGTGCATTTGTGTAGAGGAGAGAAGGATAATTTTCGGCAACAATCCTTTCTTAGTTTGAAGTTGTCATCAGCCTTCTCCACGCCTTTCCACTACCCGCACAAACAACTTTTCACTCATCCAGTAGCAACGACGAAAAAAGTTTCATGAAATGTTGGGACCGCTGTGAAGTAGTTTGTGTACAGAAGACGTGCACCGGCCCTTGATGGAACCCTTGAAGTAATGCTCAGCTCGCACATTTCATCGAACACGTAGAGCGCGAGGTGCAAATATAGGAGAGTTTGCCGTACCGGAGCTGCGCCGGTGGCGGCCTGGTCGACGACGTGTGAGTTGGGGCGTCCGGTGGCAAAGCCTTGGGTTTGGAATGGTGGCGGAGCACCGATAGCGACAGAAGTCCGATGATGGATGTGCGGAGAAGGACGAGCAGAGATGAGAAGAGAACTGCTCGAGCAAGGTGGGAGGAGCGGATATGGGTGAATTGACGCAAGCCCTAGCGGTCAATCCGATGTGGCACACGCGTCTGGGCATCTCTATGTTCGCCCTAGTTATATGTAGGATATAGGGAATGTCGGTCAGTCGGGACATTTGAATTGGTTGTGCGGAGACCGATTGGGTAGCGTTTTTGCGTTCGGTCCAGTCATTGACCGAGTAGCCCGTCCGGATCGTTTGACGCTCTAACACAAATATCAGTCTTGCTACTGAGACTTCATTAAGTCTCAATCAATGCTATGAGCATAATTGGTTTTGtgccaaaaattggcatgccaATGTTTAGCATTGTGCCAGATATTGGCTACTAATTACTAATTGGTTACCAAGTTGTCTTGCCTAACTCATATAAagttgccaatatttggcaagTCTTAGTATTGCCAACATTTGGCTagccaaatattagcaacaaaccaATCATGCTCTATATCCGTGAGATCTTATATTAAAATTCATGTAaaattttcatttttcatttttcatttttctcttGCATGTTATATTacttgactgagacttggttaaatctcagtcgactgagacctagtCATACCCCGCAAATATAGCCGGGGCATCAATGCGCGTCCCTGATCTGCAAATCGCCAGCCTGAAATCTAATCAACTATTCCGGCGGACCGAAATCTGCAAATCGATTGAAGAACATCCCACGTTTCTGTAAAAGAGAAGCCAGCGGCATCACAGCAAGTAATCATCCATCCCCGGGCAGCACCTTGCCATAAAATACATAAATAGGCTTTTTGGTAGGAAATAAATAAATGCGAACTTTTTTTAAGCAGTAGTTGAAAAATAAATGTGCACTTGAATAGGGACGGGACATGCAGGCAGTGCAGCACCGGCACGGGAGAAACCTCGAAAAGGCGCCGCCCCacccaccccaccccccaccccccaccgCACCCGAAAACCCCACTCAATCCCAGTCCACGCCGCAACGACGCTAGAACAAGCGAAGAGAGTGAGATTGAGAACCAGAAGCAGAGCAACACGCGGAGGGGATGGGCGACCTGGCACACTCCCGTGGCTGCTGCCCACGCGACCCGCCCTTGTAAATCTCCTTCCCAAATCTCACTCGCCAGAACCCCACTCCCCATACCAGTCGCGGTCAGCATACCCCGCCCGCCCGCCGAGGAAGAGGCATTGTGAGGCCGGGCACGGCGGCGGCAAGGAGCAGCCACGGCGCCAGGAATgaaggggggcggcggcggcggcggcggcaaggagtCCGCCACCGGCTCcttcctccgcttcctcctcctgctcctcctccccctcaccGCCCTCTACTTCTTCTACAcgctccacctcctcctcgcctccgccgcctcctcgtccACCGCGTCCTGCCCGCCGGACCCCACCGCGGTCTCCTCCCGCGTCTCCACCAACCGCACCGCTGCGGCGGTGGCCGACAGTAAGGCCGCCCCCGCGGCGTCCGCGGCGACGACGCTGCAGCACGTGGTGTTCGGCATCGCGGCCTCGTCGCGGTTCTGGGACAAGCGCAAGGAGTACATCAAGGTGTGGTGGCGCCCGCGCGGCGCCATGCGCGGCTACGTCTGGCTGGACCGCGAGGTGCGGGAGTCCAACATGTCGACGGCGCGGACGGGGCTCCCGGCCATCAAGATCTCCTCCGACACCTCCGCCTTCCCCTACACGCACCGGCGCGGCCACCGCTCCGCCATCCGCATCTCCCGCATCGTCTCCGAGACCTTCCGCCTCGGCCTCCCCGGCGTGCGCTGGTTCGTCATGGGCGACGACGACACCGTCTTCTTCCCGGACAACCTGCTCACCGTCCTCAACAAGTTCGACCACCGCCAGCCCTACTACATCGGCTCCCTCTCCGAGAGCCACCTGCAGAACATCTACTTCTCCTACGGGATGGcgtacggcggcggcggcttcgccaTCAGCAGGCCGCTGGCGGAGGCGCTCGCGCGGATTCAGGACGGCTGCATCAGCCGCTACCCGGCGCTCTACGGCAGCGACGACCGGATCCAGGCGTGCATGGCGGAGCTGGGGGTGCCGCTCACCAAGCACCCGGGGTTCCACCAGTACGACGTGTACGGGGACCTGCTGGGCCTCCTGGCGGCGCACCCGGTGGCGCCGATCGTGACGCTGCACCACCTGGACGTGGTGCAGCCGCTGTTCCCCAACGCGCCCGCGCGGCCGGCGGCGGTGCGGAGGCTGTTCAGCGGGCCCGTGAGGCTGGACCCGGCGGGGATAATGCAGCAGTCCATCTGCTACGACGGGGCGAACCGGTGGACGGTGTCGGTGGCGTGGGGGTTCGCCGTGCTGGTGTCGAGGGGGGTGACCTCGCCGCGGGAGATGGAGATGCCGGCGCGGACGTTCCTCAACTGGTACCGGCGCGCCGACTACACGGCGTACGCCTTCAACACGCGGCCCCTGGCGCGCACGCCGTGCCACAAGCCGGCCGTGTACTACCTGTCGTCGGCGCGCAGCGCGGAGGCCGCCCGCGGCGGGGAGACAACGGTGACGCGGTACGAGCGGTGGCGCCCCGCGAACGAGACGCGGCCCGCGTGCCGTTGGAACATCACCGACCCGGACGCGCATCTCGACCACATCGTCGTGCTCAAGAGGCCCGACCCCGGGATATGGGACCGGGTAATCCCCTTCGCTCCTTCCCTTAACTCAATTCCTTTTTCAGCATATACACAAATGGCCCAATTGCTAATTAAAAACGAGTATTATACACTAAACTATACAGTCCAAAGATAGGAATGCAATACAAGATAGTTAAAAATTCTAGCAATGGTAGGAGAAGCGTATCCACTGTTAATTGCGTACTAGGTTTGGTTGACTACCTGAGCGAATGTTAGCATACGTACGTTTAATAAAGGATTGCTGATGTGTGTGGAAACACTAGTACTTATATTGCCTTTGGCGAGTTTGTTTACTGATGATGCATGGCTCACATGGATGTTGTGCAGTCGCCGAGGAGGAACTGCTGTAGGGTGCTGTCGTCGCCCAAGGTGGGGAAGGAGGGGAAGAAGACGATGACCATCGACGTGGGCGTGTGCAGGGACGGCGAGTTCAGCCAAGTAGTCTAGGTCTAGCCTAGCCTCTGTTAGGAGAACACTGTAGGACGATACaatattattttttctctcttcttGTATTCTTGCTGGAAGGTATAACAAACGAGAGCCTCGTTCGGTCATCTCCTGCCTGCGTACCTACTACCGTGCTGGTGCTTTGCGCCTCACGGGCCATCACCAGGCACGAGAAGGACTCGAAGCTTTGGCCGGGCTTCCTCTGCACTGCATCGTGCCGCTGCTGCCCCCACAACAGTTGAAGGAGACGTGGCAGGGCATGCATGAACGCATGCCGGTTCGCTGTGCTAAAAGGCGTGTGGGGCTACTGGGATTTGGACTTGGGAAAGCTTTGGTTTCAGCCTTTGGTGGCAAGATCCAGGCGTTCGGCCAACACCCACGCGGGGTGGGATGGCGTGGGGGCTTGTGTTTGTGTGTGAAATTGGGTCAGCGCGTCGGTTTTTACTTCGTTTCTGGCACCCGGCGTGGCTCGCCTCGGCCGTGTCGGGCAAGAGGGGAAAGCACGTCCGGCGACAGCATGTATAGGGATCCGGCTTGGCATGCTTTCTGGCAACAGGGACGACCAAATCTACCAGCCCCATCCGCCCGAGACATAATTAAGGTGATGTGGAGAGTGTTCATTCATTCCTCCGAACCATCAGCAACAGAGCTATAAATGCTCGCCGAGGCCGGTTCAACAGGTGGCGCACCGGCGCAACCGAAAACCATTTACACTTGTCGGCACGCACATGGCCATGAAAAGGAGGTCGCATGCCAACGTTCTCCCGTGATTCATGTCGCTCCCGATTCCATCCTAGTCCTAGAAACGAGAGCGAAAGGCGTTGCCTAACTCGAGTATTTTATGCCATTCCTGTGGTAATGATTCCCTATGACAAGTCTACAGTGTCAATCGTATACAGTGCTACTACTTGTTTAGGGTCTGTTTGGTTTTCACTCACCCTACCAAAACGTTGTTTGGTTTGttgccaagtactccctccgtttttatttagtgtgcatattaggtttgactgaagtcaaacttagaAAAAATTATAAGCATTTACCATAATAAATCTATATGATGTGTTAGTACATTTAATAATGAATCTacagtattgatttgttattgtatatattaatatttttgtctataaacttagtcaaagtttacaaagcttgactttgaccaaagctaatatgcggactaaataaaaacggaggaagtATTTGGCTGCCAATGAGTCCTTTGTTGAATGGCCAACCCCTAGGCGGTGGAATCCCTCGCCAAATAATTGGCAAGGGAGCTACAGGCAAGAACCAGACATACCCTTAATTCCTGACGTACTCAACGGAGTACAAGCAAATTAACAAGCATATGCATAGGACTATAGTAGCCAGATCTAGAAATAAAAGCCGAACGACGCGTGTCAACATGGTCCTCGACACACCGATTCAGGACAAAGGTGTCTATCACGCCTAGACATGCATCAAAACAACACTTGCACGCATGTCGACGTTCCAGCATTTAGAGTTCCAAGGCCAAACGGGATACTCCTTGGCCCTGATGCAGACCTCCGGTGGATCATGCCACCCCATGTGTTTCAAGTTACCACGACTGAACACTGACGAATCATGGTAAACTACTCGCTAAGCAGTatgttagctttggtcaaagtcaagctttggtaCGTAGCAAAATGTTGTAACGCAAGACAGTTATATTCTCCGGCAGCGGACGATGTATGTTCGCCAAATTGAGGACAGGCAACAAAAGTCCCACCTTGGTTCCGCAAGAGGTCCCTGCCTTCGCACGCGCACCAAGCAAAATCTCCTCTAACCCTCCAGGCTAGCGACGTTCACCTGCCATCGATACAATTCCCtgtcacttttttttctttttttacaaaACTAACTTATTCAAAACTGTAATAAGCAGCCAAACTTCTATTACTAAAGGCTAGAAATGGGGTGAAAATGGTTCATCCAATCAATCACGTTTGCTTAGAATAGTACCGACTGAAAAATGAGCAGCTCACATTACATTACAGGTAAGCTGCGCAGCAAAATATCGACTTACCCTACTTGAGTTTGAGAAAACATCAGAATCAGCAGCACTGTGTGGTGCTTCCAAACTCAACGCCATGTGACTTGATGATCCTGGCAGCTCCTAGAAGAATGTCCTGTTCTGCGTATATCAAGTCGTCCTTTCTCTGAAAGTGTGAAGAGATTCATATCAAACAAAAAGGACGATAAGTATTCTAAACTTGCACCACAGCACCAGTACAGCAGGTTACAGAGCAGCAAAAGTATTGTTCTATATGGCTACGCCCTTGTGGTGAATTGTGGATAATTACAAACTATGAACAACTCTGGGAGATGTTTGCATTACTGTAGAACATCAAACTGCTTAAGCTGGACAGACTGACAGAAAATCGTTTTGTGTTATGTTCATTTCGATGATACACTATTTTGGATCACATTTCTTAGTCTTGTTGCAGCACAACTCCAGAACAGCAACAGATAGCAGCAGCTTACAAGTTGGATTCAACAGAACAGGTTGATACGATGCAACGCAATCTAATATAGTAAGCGTTGATCACCAAATGGATACATAAAATTTCAAGTCACATGTTTTCTTCTACTCTTGACCACTGAGCCATGTCAAAGAGAAAAATGCATGTATAATGGACAAGTGTTGCCAGGTTATCACTATATGACCTTTTATCTGGTGCTACTTTCTTCACCTTATCGCCCAAACAAATGCCTTACtgaaatccaacgtaataactttgAACGAAATAAATTTAACGCACCATTTTTTGGAGGATGCACCCTATGACAAGCTCTCCATATGAACTTTCCAATCTTGAGAGGTAGCAGTAAGGAGCATCTGTTTCCGAGATAACTTTTGGGTTGGACCTTAACATAGACTTTATCTCCTCTGCTACAGCAGGAACTTTCTCAATATCCTCAAGTTTTATAGGAATCTTGGTCACACTAACTCGCCACTGAGCTCGTGATCTATTCACTATAATCTGCAATTATTCAAAGAATGTCATGAGAGAAGATAGGTCACCCTGACACTGATAATCGCATAACTGGCCAAAATCTAAACAGCATTACTTTTGGCATGCATTGTCATCTTTCAATGATTTGTCATCTTTCTGGGATATTTTAACTAATAAAATGAACAAAAACATTTGAGCAAACTTCTCCTACTCCAAACTTCGTACAGAAGTGAATCACTCAAAGTTGATTTAAATCTCCAAAATTCATGTGTTTTACTCCCCATTACAACTGCAATGAGGCCATATGTACAAAGTTCAACTCAAACAAATCCTGAAGTTTAAAAGAAGGCTGTACCCAGTCTCAGTGCGAAAAGTCCTTGTGGTCTGGGGAAAATCCTGACAAATTAAATTTCAGtagaaagtactccctccatttctaaatataagctcTTTTAGATATTCCAATACGGATTACATTACGGAGGTGTATAaacgcattttagagtgtagattcactcattttgctccgtatgtagtccttggaatctctaaaagggcttatatttaggaacggagggagtagtaagcttTAGCAATGTAACTGATAACTACTGTAGAGGCTAAGTTCTGAATTTGTCATGCTTGAGCTATAACTGAAAAGTACTATAGCTAATCACAAAAAAATTGCTCTTACATGTGCGAGGTTACCACATATTCTTGTTTGCATGTTTCCTAGGTGTTTCGGATCTTGTTTATGCCTTTATGGTGTGTCCAAAGATTGTCACATTGGGTAAAAATATCAAGGGTGTTATATTCCAGGCAGTTGAATATCACACATAGATGGTTCCAGGGTGATATACTGATATACATACATTTAAATGTGGATAGTGATTCAAGTTGCCTTAACGAGTCCATGTTACAGAACATTGCATCACAAATTGCTAACTAGAGAAAATTCAGCCTATAATAGCGAGTGATATCATTACCATCCAGTGATAAAGAAAGAAACGTGCAAAAAAAAAAACATTGCACCAAGTAAAACAGGATATGATAAGCAAAA
This window harbors:
- the LOC119355988 gene encoding uncharacterized protein LOC119355988, producing MKGGGGGGGGKESATGSFLRFLLLLLLPLTALYFFYTLHLLLASAASSSTASCPPDPTAVSSRVSTNRTAAAVADSKAAPAASAATTLQHVVFGIAASSRFWDKRKEYIKVWWRPRGAMRGYVWLDREVRESNMSTARTGLPAIKISSDTSAFPYTHRRGHRSAIRISRIVSETFRLGLPGVRWFVMGDDDTVFFPDNLLTVLNKFDHRQPYYIGSLSESHLQNIYFSYGMAYGGGGFAISRPLAEALARIQDGCISRYPALYGSDDRIQACMAELGVPLTKHPGFHQYDVYGDLLGLLAAHPVAPIVTLHHLDVVQPLFPNAPARPAAVRRLFSGPVRLDPAGIMQQSICYDGANRWTVSVAWGFAVLVSRGVTSPREMEMPARTFLNWYRRADYTAYAFNTRPLARTPCHKPAVYYLSSARSAEAARGGETTVTRYERWRPANETRPACRWNITDPDAHLDHIVVLKRPDPGIWDRSPRRNCCRVLSSPKVGKEGKKTMTIDVGVCRDGEFSQVV